From Marmota flaviventris isolate mMarFla1 chromosome X, mMarFla1.hap1, whole genome shotgun sequence, the proteins below share one genomic window:
- the Awat1 gene encoding acyl-CoA wax alcohol acyltransferase 1 has translation MPCSKQPNHFQSLSLLHWPLSYLAIFWILQPLFIYLLFTSLWPLPAFYFVWLFLDWKTPEQGGRRSAWVRNWCVWTHIRDYFPITILKTKDLPPQHNYLMGVHPHGLLTFGAFCNFCTEATGFSKTFPGITPHLATLSWFFKIPLVRDYLMAKGVCPVSQPAIDYLLSHGTGNLVGIVVGGVGEALQSVPNTTTLILQKRKGFVRTALQHGAHLVPTFTFGETEVYDQVVFHQDSRMYKFQSFFRRIFGFYFCVFYGQGFRQGSLGLLPYSRPIVTVVGEPLPLPQIEKPSQEIVDKYHTLYMDALHKLFDQHKTQYGCSDAQKLLFL, from the exons ATGCCTTGTTCTAAGCAGCCTAATCACTTCCAGAGTCTGAGTCTTCTGCACTGGCCCTTGAGCTACCTTGCCATCT TTTGGATCTTGCAGCCATTGTTCATTTACCTGCTGTTTACATCCTTGTGGCCACTGCCAGCATTTTACTTTGTCTGGTTGTTCTTGGACTGGAAGACCCCAGAGCAAG GTGGCAGGCGTTCGGCCTGGGTAAGGAACTGGTGTGTCTGGACTCACATCAGGGACTATTTCCCCATTACA ATCCTGAAGACTAAAGACCTGCCACCCCAGCACAACTACCTCATGGGGGTTCACCCTCATGGTCTCCTGACCTTCGGAGCCTTCTGTAACTTCTGCACAGAGGCCACAGGCTTCTCGAAGACCTTCCCGGGCATCACTCCTCATTTGGCCACACTGTCCTGGTTTTTCAAGATCCCCCTTGTCAGGGATTATCTCATGGCCAAAG GTGTGTGCCCTGTGAGCCAGCCAGCCATCGACTACTTGCTGAGCCATGGCACTGGCAACCTCGTGGGCATTGTAGTGGGAGGAGTGGGAGAGGCCCTGCAAAGTGTGCCCAACACCACCACTCTCATCCTCCAGAAGCGCAAGGGGTTTGTGCGTACAGCCCTCCAGCATGG GGCTCATCTGGTCCCAACCTTCACATTTGGAGAAACTGAGGTGTATGACCAGGTGGTATTCCATCAGGACAGCAGGATGTACAAATTCCAGAGCTTCTTCCGCCGTATCTTTGGTTtctatttttgtgtcttctatGGACAAGGCTTCCGTCAAGGCTCCCTTGGGCTCCTACCATACAGCCGGCCTATTGTCACAGTGG TTGGTGAGCCTCTGCCACTTCCCCAAATTGAAAAGCCAAGCCAGGAGATAGTGGACAAATACCACACACTCTATATGGATGCACTGCACAAACTTTTTGACCAGCATAAGACCCAATATGGCTGCTCAGATGCACAGAAGCTGCTTTTCTTGTAA